One Nocardioides luti DNA window includes the following coding sequences:
- a CDS encoding ECF transporter S component — protein sequence MSAAGPRVDARRVNAVPLSRRSALVLAVASLAGLMMLCWPLLLQVPDHARVDPPFLFLGLLPIVIAVVLAEISEGGMDPRVLAILGVLSAVNALLRGLSAGTGGVELVFFLLILAGRVFGPGFGFVLGCTSLFASALMTAGVGPWLPFQMLVSAWVGMCAGLLPRRVTGRAEIAMLVGYGIVAAYAFGLLMNLSGWPFVLGIEVPGHTGSLSYVAGAPVWENLQRFGVYTLLTSTGSFDTGRAITNSVAIVVLGPAVLTTLRRASRRATVTGTVAPAPAPAPDPAPGGAVRAG from the coding sequence ATGAGCGCGGCCGGTCCCCGGGTGGACGCCCGCCGCGTGAACGCCGTCCCGCTCAGCCGCCGCTCCGCGTTGGTGCTGGCGGTCGCGTCCCTGGCCGGGCTGATGATGCTCTGCTGGCCGCTGCTGCTCCAGGTGCCCGACCACGCCCGCGTCGACCCGCCGTTCCTCTTCCTGGGCCTGCTCCCGATCGTGATCGCGGTCGTGCTCGCCGAGATCAGCGAGGGCGGGATGGACCCCCGCGTGCTCGCGATCCTCGGCGTGCTCAGCGCCGTCAACGCCCTGCTGCGCGGGCTCTCCGCCGGCACCGGCGGCGTGGAGCTGGTGTTCTTCCTGCTGATCCTCGCCGGCCGGGTGTTCGGCCCGGGCTTCGGCTTCGTGCTCGGTTGCACGTCGCTCTTCGCGTCCGCGCTGATGACCGCGGGCGTCGGCCCGTGGCTGCCGTTCCAGATGCTCGTCTCGGCGTGGGTCGGGATGTGCGCCGGCCTGCTGCCGCGCCGCGTCACCGGCCGGGCCGAGATCGCGATGCTGGTCGGCTACGGCATCGTGGCGGCGTACGCCTTCGGCCTGCTCATGAACCTCTCCGGCTGGCCGTTCGTGCTGGGCATCGAGGTGCCCGGCCACACCGGCTCGCTGTCGTACGTCGCCGGCGCACCGGTCTGGGAGAACCTCCAGCGCTTCGGCGTCTACACGCTGCTCACGTCCACCGGCAGCTTCGACACCGGCCGCGCGATCACCAACTCCGTCGCGATCGTGGTGCTCGGGCCGGCGGTGCTGACCACCCTGCGGCGCGCCTCGCGGCGGGCGACCGTGACCGGCACCGTGGCGCCAGCACCGGCGCCCGCCCCTGACCCCGCACCGGGCGGGGCCGTCAGGGCCGGATGA
- a CDS encoding phosphotransferase enzyme family protein — translation MLDPTHAAAVAEAFGLRGAALLEGPVAAGRQGRIWRLTAGGERLAVKDTALALDADRVEREAAYQDRVRAAGVPVPAVVRTVEGRVLADVGGPVRAYAWVDLLPPERRLDPAEVGELVARIHRVVVPTDEAVEGWYAAPIGASAWGSLLARLRAAGAPFAERLAEVLPGVLAVEASYAVASDRQVCHRDLWADNVLRAADGGLVVLDWENCGPGSPSQELAVPLLEFGLGDPGRMRALSSAYAAAGGPGRLRGPGDLTMLLAQSAHIAQNGCERWLAATTDEDRADNAAWVGEFLDEPSSPALVASILDAVG, via the coding sequence ATGCTGGACCCGACGCACGCGGCCGCCGTCGCCGAGGCCTTCGGCCTGCGCGGCGCGGCCCTGCTCGAGGGCCCGGTCGCCGCGGGGCGGCAGGGCCGGATCTGGCGGCTCACCGCCGGGGGCGAGCGGCTGGCGGTCAAGGACACGGCGCTGGCGCTCGACGCCGACCGGGTCGAGCGGGAGGCGGCGTACCAGGACCGCGTGCGCGCCGCCGGCGTCCCGGTGCCCGCGGTGGTGCGGACGGTCGAGGGCCGGGTGCTCGCGGACGTCGGCGGCCCGGTGCGGGCCTACGCGTGGGTGGACCTGCTGCCGCCGGAACGGCGCCTGGACCCCGCCGAGGTCGGCGAGCTCGTGGCGCGCATCCACCGGGTGGTGGTGCCGACGGACGAGGCCGTCGAGGGGTGGTACGCCGCGCCGATCGGTGCCTCCGCGTGGGGGTCACTGCTCGCCCGGCTGCGGGCCGCGGGGGCGCCCTTCGCCGAGCGGCTCGCGGAGGTGCTGCCCGGGGTGCTCGCCGTCGAGGCGTCGTACGCCGTCGCGTCGGACCGCCAGGTGTGCCACCGCGACCTGTGGGCCGACAACGTGCTGCGGGCCGCGGACGGTGGGCTGGTGGTGCTCGACTGGGAGAACTGCGGCCCCGGCAGCCCGTCGCAGGAGCTGGCCGTGCCGCTGCTGGAGTTCGGCCTCGGGGACCCGGGCCGGATGCGGGCGCTGTCCTCGGCCTACGCCGCGGCCGGCGGGCCCGGCCGCCTGCGCGGGCCGGGCGACCTCACCATGCTGCTCGCGCAGTCGGCGCACATCGCGCAGAACGGCTGCGAGCGCTGGCTGGCGGCCACGACCGACGAGGACCGCGCCGACAACGCCGCGTGGGTCGGCGAGTTCCTCGACGAGCCCTCGTCGCCCGCGTTGGTGGCCTCGATCCTCGACGCCGTGGGGTGA
- a CDS encoding PQQ-dependent sugar dehydrogenase codes for MRRRAARPALPIVLLVVTGLLAACSDDSETPNLTVTASPSADQPTGSSSGSPTPESDSPQPPGATEVVGTIATGLAVPWGLAFLPNGDAIVTERDSQRVLRIHGPQHRVEVIATLDDAAPGGEGGLLGVAASPDFATDHELFFYVTTATDNRIAKASYDGGRLGPLEVILDGIPNGFIHDGGRLAFGPDGYLYASTGETGNDALAQDTDSLGGKILRITTDGDPAPGNPIDGSPIWSYGHRNVQGLAFDDRDRLWASEFGASTFDELNLIEPGDNYGWPTVEGRGGKAGLVDPQVVWDTDVASPSGLAWSDGYLWLASLRGRRLWRIDVVGKRATDPTDFFVGEYGRMRTVAVAPDGRLWVTTSNRDGRGSPADGDDRILVIRP; via the coding sequence GTGCGCCGGAGGGCGGCGCGGCCGGCGCTGCCGATCGTCCTGCTGGTCGTCACCGGGCTGCTCGCCGCCTGCAGCGACGACAGCGAGACGCCCAACCTGACCGTCACCGCCAGCCCGTCCGCCGACCAGCCCACCGGCTCCTCCTCCGGCAGCCCCACCCCCGAGTCCGACTCCCCCCAGCCACCGGGCGCAACCGAGGTCGTCGGCACGATCGCCACGGGCCTGGCGGTGCCGTGGGGCCTGGCCTTCCTGCCGAACGGCGACGCGATCGTCACCGAGCGCGACAGCCAGCGGGTGCTGCGGATCCACGGCCCGCAGCACCGGGTGGAGGTGATCGCGACGCTCGACGACGCCGCTCCGGGCGGCGAGGGCGGCCTGCTCGGGGTCGCCGCCTCCCCCGACTTCGCGACCGACCACGAGCTGTTCTTCTACGTCACGACCGCGACCGACAACCGCATCGCGAAGGCGTCGTACGACGGCGGGCGGCTCGGCCCGCTCGAGGTGATCCTCGACGGCATCCCGAACGGCTTCATCCACGACGGCGGGCGGCTGGCGTTCGGGCCGGACGGCTACCTCTACGCCTCGACCGGGGAGACCGGCAACGACGCGCTGGCCCAGGACACCGACTCCCTCGGCGGCAAGATCCTGCGGATCACGACGGACGGCGACCCCGCGCCGGGCAACCCGATCGACGGGTCGCCGATCTGGAGCTACGGCCACCGCAACGTGCAGGGCCTGGCCTTCGACGACCGGGACCGGCTGTGGGCCTCGGAGTTCGGCGCCAGCACCTTCGACGAGCTGAACCTCATCGAGCCGGGCGACAACTACGGCTGGCCGACCGTCGAGGGACGCGGCGGCAAGGCCGGTCTCGTCGACCCGCAGGTCGTCTGGGACACCGACGTGGCGTCGCCGTCGGGGCTGGCGTGGTCGGACGGCTACCTGTGGCTGGCCTCGCTGCGCGGGCGGCGGCTGTGGCGCATCGACGTCGTGGGCAAGCGGGCCACGGACCCGACCGACTTCTTCGTCGGCGAGTACGGCCGGATGCGGACCGTGGCCGTCGCCCCCGACGGCCGGCTCTGGGTCACGACCAGCAACCGGGACGGCCGCGGGTCCCCGGCGGACGGCGACGACCGGATCCTGGTCATCCGGCCCTGA
- a CDS encoding exo-alpha-sialidase, translating into MDTVLLIGTRKGLWIGRSDEARLDWEFTGPHFDMEEVYSCMVDTRGATPRLLAGASSSWLGPQVRISDDLGATWQETPNGAIRFPEGSGATLERVWQLAPGAEDGMVYAGTEPGAVFRSSDGGETFALEQALWDHPHRPDWQAGFGGQAFHTVLPHPSDPQSVTAALSTGGVYQTTDGGASWQPRNQGIRAEFLPEGQQYPEFGQCVHKITRHPSMPERLYLQNHGGVYRSDDEGGVWKSIADGLPADFGFPIVVHPHDPDTVFVFPINGGDRRYPPDAKAAVWRSRDAGETWQELSSGLPETFFVAVMRDAMWADGHASAGLYFGARNGAVWGSADEGETWRQLIADLPDVMCVRAAAV; encoded by the coding sequence GTGGACACGGTCTTGCTGATCGGCACCCGCAAGGGACTCTGGATCGGACGCTCGGACGAGGCCCGCCTCGACTGGGAGTTCACCGGGCCGCACTTCGACATGGAGGAGGTCTACTCCTGCATGGTCGACACCCGCGGCGCGACGCCGCGGCTCCTGGCCGGGGCCTCGTCGAGCTGGCTCGGCCCCCAGGTCCGCATCTCCGACGACCTCGGCGCCACCTGGCAGGAGACCCCGAACGGCGCGATCCGCTTCCCGGAGGGCTCGGGCGCCACGCTCGAGCGGGTCTGGCAACTGGCGCCCGGCGCCGAGGACGGCATGGTGTACGCCGGCACCGAGCCGGGTGCGGTGTTCCGCTCGAGCGACGGCGGCGAGACCTTCGCGCTCGAGCAGGCGCTCTGGGACCACCCGCACCGCCCCGACTGGCAGGCCGGCTTCGGCGGCCAGGCCTTCCACACCGTGCTGCCGCACCCGAGCGACCCGCAGTCGGTGACGGCCGCGCTCTCGACGGGCGGCGTCTACCAGACCACCGACGGCGGCGCCTCGTGGCAGCCCCGCAACCAGGGCATCCGCGCGGAGTTCCTGCCCGAGGGCCAGCAGTACCCCGAGTTCGGCCAGTGCGTCCACAAGATCACCCGGCACCCGTCGATGCCGGAGCGGCTCTACCTCCAGAACCACGGCGGCGTCTACCGCTCCGACGACGAGGGCGGCGTCTGGAAGTCCATCGCCGACGGGCTGCCGGCCGACTTCGGCTTCCCGATCGTGGTGCACCCGCACGACCCCGACACGGTGTTCGTCTTCCCGATCAACGGCGGCGACCGCCGCTACCCGCCGGACGCGAAGGCCGCGGTCTGGCGCTCGCGCGACGCGGGGGAGACCTGGCAGGAGCTGTCCTCCGGACTGCCCGAGACGTTCTTCGTCGCGGTGATGCGCGACGCCATGTGGGCCGACGGTCACGCCTCGGCGGGGCTCTACTTCGGCGCCCGGAACGGCGCCGTCTGGGGCTCGGCCGACGAGGGCGAGACCTGGCGCCAGCTGATCGCCGACCTGCCCGACGTCATGTGCGTGCGGGCCGCTGCCGTCTGA
- a CDS encoding alpha/beta fold hydrolase gives MPASAARAATAETLTFHEVLSDDGTRLRAWTNDPDGTIDGPTVVLCNGLGTNPWTWPALLRPECGVRVVSWNHRGTGGSERPADPQRVGIAEFVEDGLSVMDHFGVDRAVLMGWSMGVNTMFELAVRNPERVSGLFAVAGVPGDTFATMLGPLHLPHLFARTLTVNMSRALKLSGRLLTPVASRLPIGPKAIDLLTHTGFMFPVPDPELAAVAVAEFLTTPVEWYAHLALRTSEHARVSLSGIRVPTEFVAGTYDVLAGARDMFSAAQRIDGATYVELRASHFIQMEQPDRVHALLCDFLERVG, from the coding sequence ATGCCCGCCTCCGCCGCCCGCGCCGCCACCGCCGAGACGCTCACCTTCCACGAGGTCCTCTCCGACGACGGCACCCGCCTGCGGGCGTGGACGAACGACCCCGACGGCACCATCGACGGCCCCACGGTGGTGCTCTGCAACGGCCTCGGGACGAACCCGTGGACCTGGCCGGCGTTGCTCCGCCCGGAGTGCGGCGTCCGCGTCGTGTCGTGGAACCACCGCGGCACCGGCGGCTCCGAGCGCCCCGCCGACCCGCAGCGCGTCGGGATCGCGGAGTTCGTCGAGGACGGCCTCTCGGTGATGGACCACTTCGGCGTGGACCGGGCGGTGCTCATGGGCTGGTCGATGGGCGTGAACACGATGTTCGAGCTCGCCGTCCGCAACCCCGAGCGGGTGTCCGGGCTGTTCGCGGTCGCCGGCGTCCCCGGTGACACCTTCGCCACGATGCTCGGCCCGCTGCACCTGCCGCACCTGTTCGCCCGCACCCTGACGGTGAACATGTCCCGCGCGCTGAAGCTCAGCGGCCGGCTGCTCACGCCGGTCGCCTCGCGGCTGCCGATCGGGCCGAAGGCCATCGACCTGCTGACCCACACCGGCTTCATGTTCCCCGTGCCCGACCCCGAGCTCGCGGCGGTCGCGGTGGCGGAGTTCCTGACGACGCCGGTCGAGTGGTACGCCCACCTCGCGCTCCGCACCTCCGAGCACGCCCGGGTCTCACTCAGCGGCATCCGCGTGCCCACCGAGTTCGTCGCCGGCACGTACGACGTGCTCGCCGGGGCCCGCGACATGTTCTCCGCCGCCCAGCGCATCGACGGGGCGACGTACGTCGAGCTCCGCGCCAGCCACTTCATCCAGATGGAGCAGCCGGACCGCGTGCACGCGCTGCTCTGCGACTTCCTGGAGCGGGTGGGCTGA
- the ilvD gene encoding dihydroxy-acid dehydratase — MTDERAQDDRIDIKPRSRDVTDGLEKAAARGMLRAVGMGDDDWEKPQIGVASSWNEITPCNLSLDRLAKAVKNGVHAAGGYPLEFGTISVSDGISMGHEGMHFSLVSREVIADSVETVMMAERLDGSVLLAGCDKSLPGMLMAAARLDLASVFLYAGSIMPGQVDGRDVTIIDAFEAVGACLAGKITRAEVDRIERAICPGEGACGGMYTANTMAAVGEALGMSLPGSAAPPAVDRRRDGFAHRSGEAVVEMLRRGITARQIMTKEAFENAITVVMALGGSTNAVLHLLAIAREAEVDLTLDDFNRIGDKVPHLGDLKPFGKYVMNDVDKVGGIPMVMKALLDAGLMHGDCLTVTGRTMAENLAQIAPPAVDDDVIRSLDRPIHKTGGLTILKGTLAPEGAVVKSAGFDESVFTGTARVFDGERAAMDALAAGEIKARDVVVIRYEGPKGGPGMREMLAITGAIKGAGLGKDVLLLTDGRFSGGTTGLCVGHVAPEATDGGPIAFVRDGDAITLDVANRRLDVEIDDLEARREGWSPKPPKYTRGVLGKYAKVVQSAAHGAVTS, encoded by the coding sequence ATGACCGACGAGCGCGCGCAGGACGACCGGATCGACATCAAGCCCCGCTCCCGCGACGTGACGGACGGCCTCGAGAAGGCCGCCGCCCGCGGCATGCTCCGCGCGGTCGGCATGGGCGACGACGACTGGGAGAAGCCGCAGATCGGCGTCGCGTCCAGCTGGAACGAGATCACCCCCTGCAACCTGTCGCTGGACCGCCTCGCGAAGGCCGTGAAGAACGGCGTGCACGCGGCCGGCGGCTACCCGCTCGAGTTCGGCACGATCTCGGTCTCCGACGGCATCTCGATGGGCCACGAGGGGATGCACTTCTCGCTGGTCTCCCGCGAGGTCATCGCCGACTCCGTCGAGACCGTGATGATGGCCGAGCGCCTCGACGGCTCGGTGCTGCTGGCCGGCTGCGACAAGTCCCTGCCCGGCATGCTGATGGCCGCGGCGCGCCTCGACCTCGCGTCGGTCTTCCTGTACGCCGGCTCGATCATGCCCGGTCAGGTCGACGGCCGGGACGTCACGATCATCGACGCCTTCGAGGCCGTCGGTGCCTGCCTCGCCGGCAAGATCACCCGCGCCGAGGTGGACCGCATCGAGCGCGCGATCTGTCCGGGCGAGGGCGCCTGTGGCGGCATGTACACCGCCAACACGATGGCCGCCGTCGGCGAGGCCCTCGGCATGAGCCTGCCCGGCTCGGCCGCGCCGCCGGCCGTGGACCGCCGCCGCGACGGCTTCGCACACCGCTCCGGCGAGGCCGTCGTCGAGATGCTCCGCCGCGGCATCACCGCCCGCCAGATCATGACCAAGGAGGCGTTCGAGAACGCCATCACCGTCGTCATGGCGCTCGGCGGCTCGACCAACGCGGTCCTGCACCTGCTCGCGATCGCCCGTGAGGCGGAGGTCGACCTGACCCTCGACGACTTCAACCGGATCGGCGACAAGGTCCCGCACCTCGGCGACCTCAAGCCGTTCGGCAAGTACGTCATGAACGACGTCGACAAGGTCGGCGGCATCCCCATGGTGATGAAGGCCCTGCTCGACGCCGGCCTGATGCACGGCGACTGCCTGACCGTCACCGGCCGGACGATGGCGGAGAACCTCGCCCAGATCGCCCCGCCCGCCGTCGACGACGACGTGATCCGCTCCCTCGACCGGCCGATCCACAAGACCGGTGGCCTGACCATCCTCAAGGGCACGCTGGCGCCCGAGGGTGCGGTCGTGAAGAGCGCCGGCTTCGACGAGTCCGTCTTCACCGGCACCGCCCGCGTCTTCGACGGCGAGCGCGCGGCGATGGACGCGCTGGCCGCCGGCGAGATCAAGGCCCGCGACGTGGTCGTGATCCGCTACGAGGGCCCCAAGGGCGGCCCGGGCATGCGCGAGATGCTCGCGATCACCGGCGCGATCAAGGGCGCCGGGCTCGGCAAGGACGTGCTGCTGCTGACCGACGGCCGCTTCTCCGGCGGCACCACCGGGCTGTGCGTCGGCCACGTGGCGCCCGAGGCGACCGACGGCGGGCCGATCGCGTTCGTCCGCGACGGCGACGCGATCACGCTGGACGTCGCGAACCGCCGCCTGGACGTCGAGATCGACGATCTCGAGGCCCGCAGGGAGGGCTGGTCGCCCAAGCCGCCGAAGTACACCCGCGGCGTCCTCGGCAAGTACGCCAAGGTCGTGCAGTCCGCCGCGCACGGCGCCGTCACGAGCTGA
- a CDS encoding SRPBCC family protein, which yields MSSYTVSRSTTIDADRAAVHALVVDLQAWQAWSPWEGLDDDLQRTYTGPEAGVGAHYAWSGNRKAGRGSMEVVRSTPEEVGIRLEFLKPFRSTSDVVFTLVPRGEATEVTWTMSGEQTGVATVFAKVVPMDKLIGKDFERGLAQLKATAEA from the coding sequence ATGAGCTCCTACACCGTCAGCCGGTCGACCACGATCGACGCCGACCGGGCCGCCGTGCACGCCCTGGTCGTCGACCTCCAGGCCTGGCAGGCCTGGTCGCCCTGGGAGGGCCTCGACGACGACCTGCAGCGCACCTACACCGGCCCCGAGGCCGGCGTCGGCGCGCACTACGCGTGGTCCGGCAACCGCAAGGCGGGCCGCGGCAGCATGGAGGTCGTGCGGTCGACGCCCGAGGAGGTCGGCATCCGGCTCGAGTTCCTCAAGCCGTTCCGGTCCACCAGCGACGTCGTCTTCACGCTCGTCCCGCGCGGCGAGGCCACCGAGGTGACCTGGACGATGTCCGGCGAGCAGACCGGCGTCGCCACCGTCTTCGCCAAGGTCGTGCCGATGGACAAGCTGATCGGCAAGGACTTCGAGCGCGGTCTCGCCCAGCTCAAGGCGACCGCCGAGGCCTGA
- a CDS encoding EamA family transporter, with product MTPRFSPVWLVLIGIFSVQFGAGIAKSLFDDVQPTTIVWLRLVTSALVLAAVARPALRGRTTRDWLVVVGLGASLGIMNWAIYQSFARIPLGIAVTIEFVGPLTLAVLGSRRLRDFAWVLLAAIGVALLGFERADLTLAGVLFALLAGASWAAYILLSAQTGRRWPGLDGLAVASIVATLLLTPLALRPGGDSLADGHLLALGAAVGLLSSVIPYSCELVALRSLRPAVFSVLMSLEPAVAALAGIVVLRELLSPLQWGAMACVVVASVGATRSGATLAEPVPD from the coding sequence GTGACGCCCCGATTCTCACCGGTCTGGCTGGTGTTGATCGGAATTTTCTCCGTGCAGTTCGGCGCGGGCATCGCCAAGAGCCTCTTCGACGACGTGCAGCCGACCACGATCGTGTGGCTGCGCCTGGTCACCAGCGCGCTCGTGCTGGCGGCCGTGGCCCGGCCGGCGCTGCGCGGGCGTACGACGCGGGACTGGCTCGTGGTCGTCGGGCTCGGGGCCAGCCTGGGGATCATGAACTGGGCGATCTACCAGTCGTTCGCGCGGATCCCGCTGGGGATCGCGGTCACGATCGAGTTCGTCGGGCCGCTGACGCTGGCCGTGCTGGGCTCGCGCCGGCTGCGGGACTTCGCCTGGGTGCTGCTCGCCGCGATCGGCGTCGCCCTGCTGGGCTTCGAGCGCGCGGACCTCACGCTGGCCGGCGTGCTCTTCGCGCTGCTCGCGGGCGCTTCGTGGGCGGCGTACATCCTCCTCAGCGCGCAGACCGGTCGCCGCTGGCCGGGTCTCGACGGGCTCGCCGTCGCCAGCATCGTGGCGACCCTGCTGCTCACGCCGCTCGCACTCCGCCCGGGCGGCGACAGCCTCGCGGACGGGCACCTGCTGGCGCTCGGTGCCGCGGTCGGCCTGCTGAGCTCGGTCATCCCCTACAGCTGCGAGCTCGTCGCGCTGCGCTCCCTCAGGCCGGCCGTCTTCAGCGTGCTGATGAGCCTCGAGCCCGCCGTCGCGGCCCTCGCCGGCATCGTCGTGCTGCGCGAGCTGCTCAGCCCGCTGCAGTGGGGCGCGATGGCGTGCGTCGTCGTCGCCAGCGTCGGCGCCACCCGGAGCGGTGCGACGCTCGCGGAGCCCGTGCCGGACTGA
- a CDS encoding UBP-type zinc finger domain-containing protein, protein MSERAGIDPTVPPSGSGCVECDADGGWWVHLRRCAQCGHVGCCDSSPAQHATAHFRATGHPVMRSFEPGEDWFWDFAGEQGFLGPPLAPPTAHPEDQPVPGPAGRVPADWQDHVH, encoded by the coding sequence ATGAGCGAGCGCGCCGGCATCGACCCCACCGTCCCGCCGAGCGGCTCCGGCTGCGTCGAGTGCGACGCCGACGGCGGCTGGTGGGTGCACCTGCGCCGCTGCGCGCAGTGCGGGCACGTCGGCTGCTGCGACTCCTCGCCGGCCCAGCACGCGACGGCCCACTTCCGTGCGACCGGGCACCCGGTGATGCGGAGCTTCGAGCCGGGCGAGGACTGGTTCTGGGACTTCGCGGGCGAGCAGGGCTTCCTCGGGCCGCCGCTGGCGCCGCCGACGGCCCACCCCGAGGACCAGCCGGTGCCCGGCCCGGCCGGACGGGTGCCCGCCGACTGGCAGGACCACGTGCACTAG
- a CDS encoding Pr6Pr family membrane protein, translating to MSHSWARRWHLVTAVVAVAALLLQLVLVVSGSAVLAEQDPPGLALRLGRFASYFTIQSNLLVAVAAITLARDPARDGAGWRVLRLAGVVGIAVTGLVHFVLLRPLLDLDGADYVADKLLHVAVPLLAVVGWVLLGPRPRASVRTAALALLWPLAWLAWTLAVGALSGWYPYPFLDPAEDGAGAVVVACLGITVLVVAFFGAALAVDRRAAPAPRN from the coding sequence ATGAGCCATTCGTGGGCGCGCCGCTGGCACCTGGTCACGGCCGTCGTCGCGGTGGCCGCGCTGCTGCTCCAGCTCGTCCTGGTGGTGTCCGGCTCCGCGGTCCTCGCCGAGCAGGACCCGCCCGGGCTGGCGCTGCGGCTCGGCCGGTTCGCGTCGTACTTCACGATCCAGAGCAACCTGCTGGTCGCGGTCGCCGCGATCACCCTGGCCCGCGACCCGGCCCGCGACGGCGCCGGCTGGCGGGTGCTGCGGCTGGCCGGGGTCGTCGGCATCGCGGTGACCGGGCTGGTGCACTTCGTGCTCCTGCGCCCGCTGCTCGACCTGGACGGGGCGGACTACGTCGCCGACAAGCTGCTGCACGTCGCGGTGCCGCTGCTGGCGGTCGTCGGCTGGGTCCTCCTCGGACCCCGGCCGCGCGCGAGCGTCCGGACCGCGGCGCTGGCCCTGCTGTGGCCGCTGGCCTGGCTCGCCTGGACGCTGGCCGTGGGCGCGCTCAGCGGGTGGTACCCCTACCCGTTCCTCGACCCCGCCGAGGACGGCGCGGGCGCCGTGGTCGTGGCCTGCCTGGGGATCACCGTGCTCGTGGTCGCCTTCTTCGGCGCAGCGCTCGCGGTCGACCGCCGGGCGGCACCGGCTCCACGGAACTGA
- a CDS encoding aminotransferase class V-fold PLP-dependent enzyme: MTDAAQLDRDDPLSPLRGRFVGAESPLVYFDGNSLGRPLRATGERLARFVDEEWGGRLIRGWDESWMALPERIGDDLARVCLGAAAGQTVVGDSTTVLLYKMMRAAVAARPGRSEIVIDRDNFPTDRYLAAGIADELGLTVRWIEVDTAAGVTAELLADAVGPQTALVVVSHVAYRSAWLADLAELTRITHEAGALMLADLCHSAGSVPTELDAWDVDIAVGCSYKYLNGGPGAPAFVYVAERLHDELTQPIRGWIGADQPFLMGPSYAPAAGIRRFLSGTPPIVGMLAIQDMLALVEEAGIEAVRAKSVGLTEHAIALTDEVLAPLGVVVASPRSSHERGGHVTVNHPLMREVTAALWARDVVPDYRDPHGLRLGLSPLSTSYDEVDRGIAAVREELDRLV, translated from the coding sequence GTGACCGACGCCGCCCAGCTCGACCGTGACGACCCCCTGTCCCCGCTCCGCGGCCGCTTCGTGGGGGCGGAGTCCCCGCTGGTCTACTTCGACGGCAACTCGCTCGGACGACCGCTGCGGGCGACGGGGGAGCGGCTGGCCCGCTTTGTCGACGAGGAGTGGGGCGGCCGGCTGATCCGGGGCTGGGACGAGTCCTGGATGGCGCTGCCGGAGCGGATCGGCGACGACCTCGCGCGGGTCTGCCTGGGCGCCGCGGCGGGGCAGACCGTGGTCGGCGACTCGACGACCGTGCTGCTCTACAAGATGATGCGCGCGGCCGTGGCCGCCCGGCCGGGTCGCTCCGAGATCGTCATCGACCGCGACAACTTCCCGACCGACCGGTACCTCGCCGCCGGCATCGCCGACGAGCTCGGCCTGACCGTCCGCTGGATCGAGGTCGACACCGCGGCCGGCGTCACCGCCGAGCTGCTCGCCGACGCCGTCGGTCCGCAGACCGCGCTGGTCGTGGTCAGCCACGTCGCCTACCGCTCCGCCTGGCTGGCCGACCTGGCCGAGCTCACCCGGATCACCCACGAGGCCGGGGCGCTGATGCTGGCGGACCTCTGCCACTCCGCCGGCTCGGTGCCGACGGAGCTCGACGCCTGGGACGTCGACATCGCGGTCGGCTGCTCCTACAAATACCTCAACGGCGGCCCCGGCGCCCCCGCCTTCGTCTACGTCGCGGAGCGGCTCCACGACGAGCTCACCCAGCCCATCCGGGGCTGGATCGGGGCCGACCAGCCGTTCCTGATGGGGCCGTCGTACGCCCCCGCCGCGGGGATCCGCCGCTTCCTCTCCGGCACCCCGCCGATCGTCGGCATGCTCGCGATCCAGGACATGCTGGCGCTGGTGGAGGAGGCCGGCATCGAGGCCGTGCGCGCGAAGTCGGTCGGGCTGACCGAGCACGCGATCGCGCTGACCGACGAGGTGCTGGCGCCGCTCGGCGTCGTCGTCGCCTCCCCGCGGTCGTCCCACGAGCGCGGCGGCCACGTCACCGTGAACCACCCGCTCATGCGCGAGGTCACGGCGGCCCTGTGGGCGCGCGACGTGGTCCCGGACTACCGCGACCCGCACGGGCTCCGTCTCGGGCTGTCGCCGCTCTCCACGTCGTACGACGAGGTCGACCGCGGCATCGCGGCCGTCCGCGAGGAGCTCGACCGGCTGGTCTGA